In one Magnetococcales bacterium genomic region, the following are encoded:
- a CDS encoding NnrS family protein: MKSVSLHLKAAGSAAPAPPTPQGPIALVYGFRAFFLPALLWSVVAMGLWLGLFSGELVWSGALSPSAWHGHEMLFGALAGLASGFLLTAVANWTGQPPFRGWPLALLLFGWLAGRFMVGFAALFPPWLVAVVDGSYLFVFAVILFWPMARTRLWIHAVFPPLFVLWGLGNLLFHLDGLGLLHGGATLGLRLGVDALLWIIVILAGRMFVNFTKSALPPAEQAGFRPPPVVEMAAHLAMAGVILADLLAPDSRLSGAVLLGVGGVHLVRLMGWRSVRVAHVPMVWVLHLGYLWLALGYLLRGAALLWAVLPETTAWHAHTVGALGLIAAGIVPRVSMAHTGRPVAMQRLLWPVFLLLAGAVLVRLAGASYAVGILGSGVLWMAAFSLEAFLLWPMLTRPRIDGRPG, from the coding sequence ATGAAGAGCGTCTCATTGCATCTCAAAGCTGCCGGTAGCGCCGCCCCGGCTCCTCCCACCCCCCAGGGACCGATTGCCCTGGTCTACGGATTTCGCGCCTTTTTCCTGCCGGCGCTGCTTTGGTCCGTGGTGGCCATGGGTCTCTGGCTCGGCCTCTTTTCCGGGGAGCTTGTCTGGTCGGGCGCCCTCTCTCCCTCCGCCTGGCACGGCCACGAAATGCTCTTCGGGGCGCTGGCGGGGCTGGCCAGCGGCTTTTTGTTGACGGCGGTGGCCAACTGGACCGGGCAACCGCCCTTCCGGGGCTGGCCGTTGGCCCTGTTGCTCTTCGGGTGGCTGGCGGGTCGTTTCATGGTGGGTTTCGCCGCTCTCTTCCCCCCCTGGCTGGTGGCGGTGGTGGACGGCTCCTACCTCTTCGTGTTCGCCGTCATTCTCTTCTGGCCCATGGCCCGCACCCGGCTGTGGATCCATGCCGTCTTTCCGCCGCTGTTCGTTTTGTGGGGGCTGGGCAACCTGCTGTTCCACCTGGATGGACTGGGACTTCTGCACGGCGGCGCCACCCTGGGCCTGCGCCTGGGGGTGGACGCCCTGCTCTGGATCATCGTCATTCTGGCGGGGCGCATGTTCGTCAATTTCACCAAATCGGCTCTGCCCCCGGCGGAGCAGGCCGGGTTCCGGCCGCCGCCTGTCGTGGAAATGGCGGCGCATCTGGCCATGGCGGGGGTCATCCTGGCGGATCTGCTGGCCCCCGATTCCCGTCTGAGCGGCGCGGTGCTGCTCGGGGTGGGAGGGGTTCATCTGGTGAGATTGATGGGTTGGCGTTCCGTGCGGGTGGCCCATGTGCCCATGGTGTGGGTGCTGCATCTGGGCTATTTGTGGCTGGCCCTGGGCTATCTGTTGCGGGGGGCGGCCCTGCTGTGGGCGGTCTTGCCGGAAACCACGGCCTGGCATGCCCATACCGTGGGGGCGTTGGGCCTGATTGCCGCCGGTATCGTGCCTCGGGTATCCATGGCCCATACCGGTCGACCGGTGGCCATGCAGCGCTTGCTGTGGCCGGTTTTTCTTCTGTTGGCCGGTGCGGTGTTGGTTCGTCTGGCGGGGGCTTCCTATGCCGTGGGGATTTTGGGTTCCGGTGTGTTGTGGATGGCGGCCTTTTCACTGGAGGCTTTTCTGCTCTGGCCCATGCTGACGAGACCACGCATCGACGGAAGGCCCGGATGA